A genome region from Salvia splendens isolate huo1 chromosome 19, SspV2, whole genome shotgun sequence includes the following:
- the LOC121779200 gene encoding SKP1-like protein 12, with translation MAKTVILVSSDGKWFEIAESMAAQSIVIGNVIEYVGGGDPIPLFNVTARVLIKVIPQESRRWKVLLECMKAANYLNIEGLFDLISQKIADSIEACKSEAEMVYDFSPERRRANTCACIGLV, from the exons ATGGCGAAAACCGTAATCTTAGTGAGCTCCGACGGCAAGTGGTTCGAGATCGCTGAATCCATGGCGGCGCAGTCAATAGTGATCGGGAACGTAATCGAATACGTCGGTGGCGGCGACCCGATCCCGCTCTTCAACGTCACCGCTAGAGTCCTAATTAAGGTGATCCCTCAAGAATCACGGCGGTGGAAAGTGCTCTTGGAGTGTATGAAGGCCGCAAACTATCTCAACATCGAAGGTCTGTTTGATCTCATCTCGCAGAAGATCGCTGATTCGATCGAAGCCTGCAAATCGGAGGCGGAGATGGTGTACGATTTCTCGCCGGAGAGGAGGCGAGCAAATACG TGTGCGTGTATTGGCTTGGTGTAA
- the LOC121779201 gene encoding SKP1-like protein 14, which produces MAAVPKTVTLVSSDGERFVIAETLAKQSITIGNIIDDGCCDAPIPIPNVTGKVLTTVIEYLKNHGGGGSNAEKEKKDEELFRGVAVKEHLEYATAAGYLDIKGLVDLLSKKIANTIKNKAVGEIRSIFGIENDYTAAEEEEIREQYAWAQ; this is translated from the coding sequence ATGGCCGCCGTTCCCAAAACCGTAACCCTAGTGAGCTCCGACGGCGAGCGCTTCGTGATCGCCGAGACCTTAGCGAAGCAGTCGATAACGATCGGGAACATAATCGACGACGGCTGCTGCGACGCCCCGATCCCGATCCCCAACGTCACCGGCAAAGTCCTAACCACGGTGATCGAATACCTCAAAAaccacggcggcggcggcagcaacgccgagaaggagaagaaagacGAGGAGTTGTTCCGCGGCGTCGCCGTGAAAGAGCACCTCGAATATGCTACAGCCGCCGGCTATCTTGACATTAAAGGTCTAGTTGATCTCCTATCGAAGAAGATCGCCAATACTATAAAAAACAAAGCGGTGGGGGAGATAAGAAGCATTTTCGGCATCGAAAACGATTAcacggcggcggaggaggaggagattaGGGAACAGTACGCATGGGCACAATGA